Part of the Arachis hypogaea cultivar Tifrunner chromosome 6, arahy.Tifrunner.gnm2.J5K5, whole genome shotgun sequence genome, aaatataaaataatattaaattacataaataaaaaatatctaattttttatatttgatctCAAAGATAGAGGAAGCAttgcttattgaatagagagCTACAAAATGCAAATACACTCGTTCAGTCCAAATCCAACatgttttgaatatttaaaacaaaaaattattgtgCAATAAAAATAAGAGACGAATATTGAACTTTAATATTTTAAGTCATAGCAAAGTATTTGAGCCAATTgagctaattttttattttttaaaaaaatattactaattttttactaaaagtTTGAGCCATGGCCCCTTGTCTTAACTAAGTTCTGctccaatttaatactttacctaatacaaaatattatgtattaattattttgtagtaaagtaaaaaaatgaaaaaatgggTAAGAAGTAAAAACAACGCTAAATGattaacaatttattattttttattaagatttgaccaacaaaaatatttttatattaaattttaaattataaattataaaatttaataatataaaaataaaatattaatctaCAATAATAGCTAATGTTAATTAAAAGTGTTGAGTCCTAATATTTCTTtgttggataataataataaacagtaATGTTACAAGTATTTTTTCTTTTGGACTTTGATACGAACTCATCACATCATTCAACAATAAGATATATAATACACTCTAATGTTTAACTTagttttgtgtatttttatgattATCCAAAGATTAGACTTACTCTCTCtagttttttcttctcttttatggtgtttttttttttccctcctcTTAATGAAGTAACGATTTTTTTAACGATGTGTTTATCTATAGTTCTGTTTGTTTTATCCATTATACGTATTTTAAAGTTTACcggtttaaaattattttcatcatGTGCCAGTTTTTGGAAATGAATTTGAAAGATATGAGATTTTGTGAATCCAAATTCTTTTCAATTTGAACGTATATAACGTTAATAACAAAAAGCGTCATAAACTTATAATAGTAATTGGTTGAATGTAAACCAAatacaaattaaatcaaattcgAAACTTATTTTTGTCATGTCCTAAACCTatataaaaaaactataaaaaagctGAAAATTCAGGCAAACTTATGTATACAAAATCACAATAgcaattttttgttaaataaaaaaaatgttttatagTCCTAAAGGTCCAAATAAGGTTATGAATCTGGCAGACAGAAGTAGAAGGTAGGATATAGGTGCCTAACACTGTTTCCACAGTGGTATCAAGAAGCCCACTGCCAACAACTAAAACAAACAGTAGTAGTAACCCAATTTGGTCTCCGCAATGGGATTGGAGTCACGGCCCATTATTccaaatttctatttttatttttttttctaattaatcTTTGTAATCtttattgaaaaacaaaaaaaaaaattactaatcaagataaataatcttaaatttttaaattttaaaataattttttaatttggtccCTCTTCGTTGTGAAATTTTggtattttatcaatttatattacaattgaaaatttgaatctaaaattaataaattcatctctaataattttttattggaaAAAAAGTTATCTcgcattaattaaataaataaatatattaaattttgtatttGTATGTATAAAAAgacaatgataaaaaatattttattattttaaattttaaaaaattattttgtccaatatttttataattaagaacTATCAGTGTAAAAAATATAACATGATAAAATTATCTAATAtacaaattattaaatattaaattaaaagttttttctcataatatatatatttggtatAGGATATATGATTACACTTACACATAAGGGTTACCAAACAACCTATATTGAATTAGAAGTAATTATATTGAATAATCTTTAACATTTTGTTTTGGCAAAATTACCTTATTACACACAAATGTCCTCTTCCCTCTTCCTCTAGGTATATATGGTGCCCATTAATGTCACCACAACCACCAATGTTGTATTGGTGTTCCCATCCACAACTACAACCATTGCCACCATCATTGTGGTTGTCACCACCACCCTCCATTGTCCTTTCCAATGCCACCCACCATCTTTAGTACCATAGGAGCCATTACTATTATTGTTGCCATCTTTATCACAATCATAACTTATGAAGTTCGGacacattttttatttgttgtatcTATGTGTCGGATACATTTTAGACACGATATTTATCGACATTCGTTTTATACGCATGTCTTATGTGTCCAACAAtgttctaataaaaaataaaaagaaaaattttccaaaCACACTTGatcacacctaaataccattagATGTCCaatctttattcttaatttatattcttgaaatgagtttagaaataatatattattaattattaaaataaaaaatattttaaatactttatataattaaaaaggatattaaaatagaaaaaaagacaaATATGTCTTTGACCTTTTGATCCACAGACATTTAGGTTATCGaggatttgaaaatacatttaagtctttaactttttcaaaatctgGACTTATTGATCCCTCATGTTAGCTTGGGTCTATCAGACTTAACAGAAAAATCAAACATGACTCTCATTGTACTGACCTGGTTGATACACGTGagagagtttttaaaattggATAAATTAAACTCAGGGATTGATATGTCCAGATTTTGAAaaggttaaaaatttaaatgtatttttaaattctaaagaACTTAAATGTCTataaaccaaaaaaattagagatcgatttgtcattttctctaaaaataattaaaaaataaatttatattttaatattaataaaatactaaaatatcattacaatttatttaaaaaatactttatattttatatatatgtcgtattctcatattttataaaaattttaaatttatgtatcTATATATTCTATATCGTATTGTGTCCAGTATCGATACCAGTGTTCGTGCATCATATACTATAACGCACTAATCAAACTTTATTAGTATTACAAGTTTTATGTGGATTAAGAATATAATATCCATAGTATTTTTAAGTATAAGAAAACTTTTATTCTTAgagttaaattttgaaattgaattaaattcattcaattttagaTATTAATACATTTTcttaaatctatttttttttgaagaaaagaaCAAAAGAGGCATGTTACATATAcaagtattttttgtttataagcTATATAAGTTGAcccaagttaaaaaaaaaaacatgcaccCCACTCATTTAGAATCGAACGTTCAATACACGCGCTTTAATCACCCGTTGCGTTTTTCCACAACACGTTCATTATACCacactcttcctcaatcaaaacgcaaacTGTCAAGATTCAAGCGGCATTTGAAACAAACTACGATTCTGAAGAAACGTTCCAACTCCTCGCGAAGGGTtgaagaaatcaagaaaaaaagatacaaatctccataaaaaatcaccagaaaaaacgaagaaacattattcaaggtactgttttactgttcttctaagttttttttttctaaattgtctctgccatgtgcctcatccttaaccagcaaaacattaaaagatttcaagaagaaatatactgtctccccctgatattgtggtaaggtGTATTTCAACgaatttttggtgtatttcttaaattcgtatttctgtaatcctttgggtgtatttctgtaattgtttggatgtatttctgtaatcgttttgATGTATTTATGAAGTTGAATCATCTATtattttcaaaacgatttcaaagcttgatttcaaaaactatgaaaatcgaaaaaaaaaaacaaaacaagaatACAGAGAGAGAAACACACGTAAATGATGACGAAGAAAACAGTGATAAACGCAGGTAAAACAATGactgaaaagggaaagaaaaaacgCACAAAGGAGATcgaacaaatttggcaagaaacttaaaaaaagaaataaaatcttttgaaaaatagaagttatatatttgcgCGTTAATTGTTTTGGATTGATTTAAAAGTAGGCACGTAACATAATTAGTGCGTTTAAGGATTTCGTTCTTTTTAAAACTTGTAAAGTTTGTAAGCGCAAAACACTTGTTGGTAGAGATTAATCAAAAACGAAACTTTCAATATTACCTCTGCGGTCGCGGGACTAATGATGAGTAGATTATTGAGAAATAATGTGGATTGATTGATTGGTTCACAGGtcgataataatataaattaaaaagagtaACCAATAATTTATGGAGCCCATTTAGCAGTTAACAAATAATTGAGAAAATGTCACTTACCctaaaatttcattttctttcttttttatttacaaaagataTAGTTCTCTACTATtcggtaaaattattttttattttatttgactaaattaattttaataataattaaaaaatagatatgatcgtttttattttatttatatcacTTTTGATAtactcattaaaaatttaaatattctaaattttaaatttttattttaaaaaataaagaataatttctcatttttaaatagtttttttatattttttttattctacttataaaataaatgataaaacatcacattttattttttaaaataaaatttaaaatttagttataagATAATTATGCGTTAAATTTGGCCTCGTATATATTATATATCGATAATTCATACTAATGTTAGATGAATGTAATAAACCATTATAAACCACTTTAAACAATTTTATTTATCAAgtcacaaagaaaaaaaaataattttatttattattattagtataattataaCTGATAAGAGCTAATAAGATATACTTTACTTATAAAAGGAGATAAATACAAAGAAAAAGGCAAGTCATATAATATAGTATTATTTCTTACAAACTGATTCATTCtctttgttcttttgcaattaaaatatAACTCGTTCCAtccgaaaaaaagaaaagaagattacTAAAACAACGAGCTATATCTAAACCAATTTATATAACAATTGACGTTCAtgagtaaaataattattttttaagaaataaaaaacctttttatattagaagtaaaaatttttttttacaaataattaatcatatattATCACATAGGTAaaagtatattatttttaaattaactaaaaaaattattttaacacatttttttaaaaatatatataattgtgtaaaatattttattatgtgaCCGTATTAAAATTAAACGCAAATTAAAGTGTGATTTATTTTGATCTTTTACAAATAAATAGAAGGATAATATACATTCTATAACTTAAAAAGGAAAAGGTGAGAAGTGGCAGGTGAGAAGTGCCACTGGCTATTCTCAAGAAAGGGAGTGGCACCTTATCACGAGAAAATTTAGAGActagtaaattttgtgatttttaattattaattagttattaataatatttttaataatgtgagattatatttaataatgtaaaattatttaatttttttgatagttAAGTGTtgacaaaaatttaataaaagttcTTACCCGAACACTCCACTCTTATCATTACACTCTTACATCATcattttaatcaataaaattcagtggaatttgattttgtataaagttaataattgaaaattgttaaataataattgaGAAAATATAAAGAGTCAATAGTATATTTGTATAATATGTACAATAGGGGTTTAGggatgttcgattcagtaggatatcagatgtttattatgtCTGGTATCCAAATGATTATTTTGGATAATatgaatatattatatttaaaaaattggtagtattttattttagatatttattttttaacttatattaaatcaaataaataatccattatacacattatataaatattctattaatttcttaataaaatttataataatttaattaaatttattaaattatttaataatttttaaccatCAACTTTACATAAAATTTGCTTGCTCAAATTTTCACCATCATTAGTGTTGGACTTAAACAGGgcacactaaaataaaaaatcaaaagaaaagtggTCAACGTTTCACAACTCTGCATGTTACACTCTTAATCTTAGAAGAACCCGGCACGCGAACTAATCCcagaataattattattaatattattattattaattgcttCATTGTATAGAAACTGTGCCACTAATCTCGCACTTGGCTCTGCCACAATCTTCCTCCACGCTTCATCTGCTTCATCATCACCATTTCCATGCATTTCAAACACTCTTGTGGCACACACACGCTGCATGTTCCATCTCTTCACATTCCTAAGCCTCTCAATCCTCTCAAACTGCTTGCACGCCAATGTGCACGTGTTCTTCTTCACTCCCCTGATCGCCTCATCAAACAACCTCTGCTTCGTTCTCTCATCCCATGTTGTCCCTTCACTTCGAAAGAACATGTCGAATTCCGGCACCCCAATTGCTTTTCTTATCCCTTTTGAGTAATCCCCGTTGGGACTGAAAAAGGGTCTTAATTCATTCACCATTCCCTTCTCAACCATCTCATCCACTCTTTTCGATACATAGGAATGAAGAATTGGCATTGATACATCCAACCAAAGAAAAAACCAATCATACCTTGATCCAAATCTTTCTACTAATGCTTCCACATAGGAATTCGACCCCCCGACTATGATCGGGAGTTGTTCGCGGCCAATGATTGATTCCATGGCCAACGAGGCCATGTCGCAGAAATCATTGGCCGTGAACTCAGAGTAGAGATTGTGTATCCCTAACAAATGATGTGGCACGCCTCGTTGTTCTTCCTTTGTGACCTTGTTTGTGGCAATTTCTAGCCCTTCATAGGCTTGAATTTTGTCGGAGTTGATGATTTCCGATGGAAAACATGTTCCAAGGTCGATGGAGAGCCGTGATTTTCCGGTCCCGGTTGCTCCCATGACCAAAACCACCTTCTCTTTCTGCTTAGCGTTGATCAGTTTTGGACCATTGCAAGGAACATTTATGATTGGTTGTGTtgatggattgcacaacaccatTGATATGGTCATGGTAGTGATTAATTAGAATGTTATTGTGATTATTTTGAAGTGTATGATGTAACTCTCTCTTTTAGTGTAGTGTGTGTTGAGACTTGAGAGTGTAAAGAAGATTTTGTTGACTATTTATAGAGAAGGCAATGCAAGATGAAAGGGATATCATCAATACTACTTCAATATTGAAGAGACTATCACTTTCCACATTGATTTGTTCTAAGATTATGAAGTAGTAGGAATTAGATGGGGGTCTACACAAAAATATTCTGCAAATATTTGTACTTGGCTTTTATGCTGCATATAAAATGCTACTGGTCCTGTAGTGGCCTAATGAACCtagatctttaaaaaaaagaaaaaaaagcagtaTAATACACAAGCATtctaaaaaaaacatttaaagaGTACAATGTACATATTTTAActtgataattatataattagttTTTTCGACTTGAACTCGGTAACTTTTAGATCACTACAAATTAATTTTTGCTCAagtagttataattttttaattaaatagtataaattatTCATAAATTCGCCATTTGTTATTACGtgtacataaataattaattattaaattaattatttatataggaTATAACGCatgtaataatatatatttatatttaaatgtataatgattgattttttattaatatttacaaaatatttttgaaaaacaatttgTTTTGTAGGTGATAACATAATAAATAGCATATTTATTTAAAGGGGGATGTGAGGAAACAATGACTTTGTTGAACAATGTGAATAAtcactaatcaaataaaaatatactacacctccaaattaaatttctaaattttaatattaaaataatcatccgtacactaataaaataaacatttgaTATATTTATTACTTAccttgtttaatatttttattatttacttatacttttctttgtttaaaatatatgtatatatttcacATTTGTAATACATCATAATTAAGTGGTCACGGTAGGTTCTTTTGTTAGTGGAAAAAGAAGCCACCTAGAGGTGCAAATTGGAGAAagaatatatagatatatatatgatAAAGGTCATAATATTCTAGTATTTCATTCtttttgtattgaattttttgtctttttgtaTACGTATTAAAGGTTTTCTGTGTCCTTTGGTCTTACTTTTTCATTGAGAATAAACAAAATATTAGAAAGGACAAATCTCGAATTGGAAAATCAGAGAACCataggaatatatatatatatatatatatatatatatatatatatatatatatatgagtacaAAAGTTCTTCAATTTCTATTAGACTGTATCAAGAGattaaaataacttttttacacgtATTCGATCTATCTCAAAAGTTTAAGATGCACACACATCCAATTATAAAAGTAAACACTTGCATTGGCCATTTTTAATGATTAGACTTGAGAacttatcaaaatatatatttatttttatagtaaatACGGTAGTTATAAAGtgttactaaaattaaaattatatttttttatattttaataatatttttttggtagtattttttttaaaaattattaaatataaaaaatattattttaattttaacaatattttttaaaatattataattactgTAATTACCGTAATATAGACGTActaaattgaatatatatatatatatatatatatatatatatatataatttttggttAACTTACTCTTAAAATTAAACACCATTTAAAGAATCAAAAGGGGTAGAAGTTTAGTTTCGAAAAGCTAAAAACTCAAGTCTTCAATACATTAGATAAGGGTTTTGCTATTAATATACTTTTTAAGAATACTATAcctagaaaattttaattaaaaacaaataaaataattaaatttcccCAATCTAGTAATCTTAACTGCCATTATGGCATTGGCATTTGACAAGGttagcaatttttttttaatcatgataggtgtatactaaaatcagttaccAAAATTAGTGATTAGTATTAGtataaagtatatattaaaatataaatatacattaaaaataaagtaaaccacatatgtatttatacacaaatatattggtgaCTTATTCTATttgactgattttagtatacgaagagtattttttattttttttagtacacCAATTTGTTAGCTAGAGAACGAATTTTCTCAAGCCCTTTTAACActtgataaaattaaataaatatgataCATGAtcgtatgattttattttttccacttaaaatttatacaataaaaaattaccaaaaataaaataatgatttaAATATTGTCTTCACGACCAAACAAATTTTCTAGTTTTActcaaaaaattaaatagtatGCGTATGTAGAAGATAGCTTATTATGAGACCGTACGTGTGTTATCTGTTCATGGAGCATGCGTTCTCAATTCTCATAATGATCAAATTGATTTTATGCGCCATCAAAGTTCCCCGAATATAGAGAACGATAACCTTGTAAAAATGATTGTTATGATGAAATTGAAGGGACAGTTTCCGGAAACTTAAAAGATTGAACTGACTCAGTGACTTTGGTTCTTATAGGATAAATGCAATGGATTCCTTGTTTGAATTGGAACACACTCCGAACAATatggctttattttattttttaaaagtaggtttttttttattgtaatcgaattaaatttattcttttaaatgatttttttgatAATATGTAAGGCGGGATGTATATATAAAATCATTTTAGTGCAtagaaattattatatttttttttaaaacttatttGCTTAGAAACTCAGCTGTGTTATTTTCCCAAGTTGCTTCCAACTTTTCAATTTGGTTTGGTCGGCAATTATGGGTCAGAGCTGATTCATAGATGTGGATCTCCAGTTTTAAGGTTGACATTGATAGATGTTACTCCAAGAAAAATAGAATCTAAACTCTATTATTGGTGACATGGCTTCGGATTCTTATAGCTATATTTTGCTGAATCAACTTGGCTTTAGAGtcaaatttgattaaaatatCAGTAGTAGCACAAATCAAACAATAGCTTTCAAAGGGGAAAAAAATCATGTCTAC contains:
- the LOC112805344 gene encoding adenylate isopentenyltransferase 5, chloroplastic-like; the protein is MTISMVLCNPSTQPIINVPCNGPKLINAKQKEKVVLVMGATGTGKSRLSIDLGTCFPSEIINSDKIQAYEGLEIATNKVTKEEQRGVPHHLLGIHNLYSEFTANDFCDMASLAMESIIGREQLPIIVGGSNSYVEALVERFGSRYDWFFLWLDVSMPILHSYVSKRVDEMVEKGMVNELRPFFSPNGDYSKGIRKAIGVPEFDMFFRSEGTTWDERTKQRLFDEAIRGVKKNTCTLACKQFERIERLRNVKRWNMQRVCATRVFEMHGNGDDEADEAWRKIVAEPSARLVAQFLYNEAINNNNINNNYSGISSRAGFF